One stretch of Asterias rubens chromosome 8, eAstRub1.3, whole genome shotgun sequence DNA includes these proteins:
- the LOC117293550 gene encoding dopamine receptor 1-like — MHTLTNALIFNQAVIDLFGSVVLLLESNVPVPETLHDTPANWILCHIWLGNLLLWGAFNASTLNLLSVTLERFFAIVFPLRYCGLFTRRVVIVLVCCSWIMGVFLQGLYISVVHVFSGGKCYFESSGRTQLIGAIFICIKFFLPVFIMVFAYASIMFVLKKGVQRLAVAPRVITVAPVDTAPRVVTVAGSVTSTAPPAVETRDNSLRRARRNTFKTLLIVFISFLVCWAPNQIVFFLFNLGWPLDFGGNIYVISVSLVAVNSCINPIIYGIKYKRFREGVRKLLGRRQEESNSFTM; from the coding sequence ATGCACACGCTGACGAATGCACTGATTTTCAACCAGGCCGTTATCGACCTGTTCGGCTCCGTCGTGCTTTTACTGGAGAGCAACGTCCCCGTGCCGGAGACGCTCCACGACACTCCGGCCAACTGGATTCTCTGCCACATCTGGCTGGGGAACTTACTCCTATGGGGTGCGTTTAACGCGTCTACGCTGAACCTGCTCTCCGTGACTTTGGAGCGGTTCTTCGCCATCGTGTTCCCCTTGAGATACTGCGGTCTTTTCACCCGTCGAGTCGTCATCGTCTTGGTCTGTTGCTCCTGGATTATGGGAGTCTTCTTGCAAGGATTGTACATTTCGGTAGTCCATGTCTTCAGCGGAGGCAAGTGTTACTTTGAGTCTTCAGGAAGGACTCAGCTTATAGGAGCAATCTTCATATGCATCAAGTTCTTTCTCCCGGTGTTCATCATGGTTTTTGCATACGCCAGCATCATGTTCGTGTTGAAGAAGGGGGTCCAGCGCCTCGCGGTGGCACCCCGGGTCATTACGGTAGCCCCGGTCGATACGGCACCCCGGGTCGTTACGGTAGCGGGGTCGGTGACGTCGACAGCACCACCGGCCGTCGAGACACGAGATAACTCACTCCGACGCGCTCGACGGAACACCTTCAAGACGCTACTGATTGTCTTCATCTCGTTCTTGGTCTGCTGGGCTCCCAACCAGATCGTCTTCTTTCTCTTCAATCTTGGCTGGCCGTTGGATTTCGGTGGAAACATCTACGTCATTTCGGTCTCACTGGTTGCAGTCAACTCATGCATCAACCCGATCATCTACGGAATCAAATATAAGCGGTTCAGAGAAGGGGTACGCAAACTGCTGGGACGTCGTCAGGAGGAATCAAACTCTTTCACCATGTGA
- the LOC117293199 gene encoding type-1 angiotensin II receptor A-like, with protein MDERCVDGYFNYTADEKAALVELYTKFDDVVITVLMPIILLIGLLGNASFILMLYRVPKMRTVTNFYLANLAVSDSMFLAFGIISKIHEYWESSVSFHPAYHGLFSCFASNSVVSLSYFATLFILTLVSLEKYYGICRPIRHRLVSGWNRTVKLTVCAWLLSLLVAATGVPSYCTLNYYCFMWPPGDLYVHLYDVYAYCGPVAYWADAYANTIQTIPFFTAFVLSATMYSLIVRRLSQRVDHPHGQQSDNNHQFSDRAVKIRNQVARMLVVNGTLFFLLLSPFEIFSLLLSYNHLLREDRKFINYSQKQTGLQICRVLSYVNSAINPYVYGMVNSRYRHAFKVTFFLTRNNRVDAEPSRSRQNHLSTLHDVHLHQATENPN; from the coding sequence ATGGATGAAAGGTGTGTCGACGGCTATTTTAACTACACGGCAGACGAGAAGGCCGCTTTGGTGGAATTATACACCAAGTTTGACGATGTGGTGATTACTGTGCTGATGCCGATCATACTCTTGATCGGTTTACTTGGCAATGCCTCATTCATCCTGATGCTGTATCGGGTACCGAAAATGAGGACGGTCACCAACTTCTACCTGGCTAACCTTGCCGTCTCCGACTCGATGTTCCTGGCGTTCGGCATCATCTCCAAGATCCACGAGTACTGGGAGTCGTCGGTGAGTTTCCACCCGGCGTACCACGGGCTGTTTAGCTGCTTCGCCAGCAACTCCGTGGTGAGTCTGTCATACTTCGCCACGCTGTTCATATTGACGCTGGTGTCGCTGGAGAAATACTACGGGATCTGTCGGCCGATACGGCACCGCCTGGTCAGCGGGTGGAACCGGACGGTCAAACTAACGGTCTGTGCTTGGTTGCTTTCTCTGTTGGTTGCTGCTACCGGGGTACCCAGCTACTGCACCCTCAACTACTATTGCTTCATGTGGCCTCCTGGTGACTTATACGTGCATCTATACGATGTCTACGCGTACTGTGGCCCCGTAGCATACTGGGCAGACGCTTATGCCAACACAATCCAGACGATACCGTTTTTTACCGCGTTTGTCCTCAGTGCGACCATGTATTCCTTGATCGTCCGGCGGCTAAGCCAGCGCGTCGACCACCCCCACGGACAGCAGAGCGACAACAACCACCAGTTCTCGGACCGCGCCGTCAAGATTCGCAACCAGGTAGCGCGGATGCTGGTCGTCAACGGCACCCTGTTCTTCCTCCTCTTATCCCCGTTCGAGATTTTCTCCCTGCTGCTCTCCTACAACCATCTATTACGAGAGGACCGCAAGTTCATCAACTACAGCCAGAAACAAACGGGTCTCCAAATATGCCGGGTCCTCTCGTACGTGAACTCGGCCATCAATCCGTACGTGTACGGCATGGTCAATTCACGCTACAGACACGCCTTTAAAGTGACCTTCTTCCTGACCCGTAATAACCGCGTGGATGCGGAGCCATCTCGGAGTAGACAAAACCATCTCTCAACTTTGCATGACGTGCATTTACACCAGGCGACGGAAAACCCAAACTGA